From Campylobacter pinnipediorum subsp. caledonicus:
GCCAGCAAAAAGATATATTTCACTAGCAAGATATAAAATCAAAATGGATTTACTATCATAATCCAAATAATCACAAGCATACAAACAGTAGGAACTTCGTTGTATGCTCTAAAAAACATACCATCTCTTTTACAGGTTTTGTTTTTTAGCTGTTTCATATAGCTACCAAGATGAAAATGATAAGCCGCCATAAGTATAACTATCATAAGCTTTAGATGAATATGTCCTGTTTTAAGCAAGTCGGGCATAGCCAAAAGTATCAAAGCACCAGTAGCAAAAGAACCTATAAGCGCTGGATAGCCTATATACTTATACATCTTATACTCCATCACTTCAACGACCTTTACATACTCAGGGTTGTGGATATTTTCAGCGTGATACACATAAAGTCTTGGCTGATAAAAAAGCATAGCCATCCAAGATATAAAAAATATGTAGTGCAAAAACTTAAAATACAAATAATAATCCGCCATCTTCTCCTCCTATCTAAATAGAATTTCTTTTTTGGCCTCAAGTTCGGCTTTTGTTATCTTGTTTTGTTCGTAAAGTTCATAAAGCTTTTTTAGCTCTTCTTCT
This genomic window contains:
- the hemJ gene encoding protoporphyrinogen oxidase HemJ — encoded protein: MADYYLYFKFLHYIFFISWMAMLFYQPRLYVYHAENIHNPEYVKVVEVMEYKMYKYIGYPALIGSFATGALILLAMPDLLKTGHIHLKLMIVILMAAYHFHLGSYMKQLKNKTCKRDGMFFRAYNEVPTVCMLVIIWIMIVNPF